ATGCCCTTAGAGAGTTTTATGAGGAAGTGATAAAGGTTGAACTCAGGGAAATTCATAAGTATGGTAGGTATAGAGATGAGGTTTTGGAGTTCTATCAAGATATGCAGATGAAGTTGGAGAGTGGAGAAATTCCAATAAGAATAGGTTGGGGAAGTGGATGGTATTCAACAACTCTTGGAGTTTTACTGAAAACTCATCCAAATTTTGAAAATCTTAGAAGGAAGCTTGGCTTAGGGAGAAATCCAAAAACCAAGAAAATTGTGAATGATTTCCCAAAGACAAGGCGCGTAGCAAATAAAAAGCCATTGGGCTGGTGCTTCTTAAAGTGCTGACTATAAAAAATTGTTTTTTGGTTTTGAGAGTTTGGATTTTTCAAAAGGTGCTGGAAATAAAAGTGAAGATTTTTCATTGGGATTTATGAGGGGGTTTTAGCATTTTTAAATTTAATGAATAACAATTGCGACATTTAACTAATATTATGCCTATTTTTTTTAAATTGGGAATTTTAAACTTTTATCTAAAAAACTTTTTAAAAACTTTTTTCTTAGATGTAATTTTAAGGAAAAATTTTATATTGGTTTCACTATATTCTATGCAAATAACATGTCTAAAAATACTAAGACCTAATTAAATTAAATAGGGTGATTATTTTGGAGATTAATTTGGATAAGTATAAAAATCTCACAAGAAATTTTGAAAGGGGAATTATAAATCTAAATCCAATTCAGAGAGGAGGAATTTTACCAGTCGAAGCAAGAAAAGCAGTTTATGAGTTTTGGGACGGTTATAGTGTATGTGATTACTGCGGTGGGAGGTTAGATGAGATTTCTACACCACCAATATGTGAGTTTTTAGAGGACTTTTCAAAGTTTGTAAATTTGGATATCTCAAGACCGACACATGGAGCAAGGGAAGGAAAATTCATAGTTATGCACTCAATTTGTAATGAAGGGGATTATGTGGTTGTTGATGGGAATGCTCACTACACAACTTATGTTTCTGCTGAAAGGGCAAGGTTGAATGTTGTAGAGGTTGAAAGTGAGGGATACCCAACATTTAGAATAAATCCAGAGAAATATAAAGAGGTTATTGACAATTTGGAGGATAAAGGTAAAAATATAGGCCTAATTTTATTGACCCATGTCGATGGAAATTATGGAAATGTTAGCGATGCCAAAAAGGTTGGAAAGATAGCAAAAGAAAAGGGATATCCATTTTTATTGAACTGTGCTTACAGCGTTGGGAGAATGCCAGTAGATGGGAAAAAATTAAATGCTGACTTTATTGTGGCATCAGGACATAAGAGTATGGCAGCATCTGGACCGTGTGGAGTATTGGCGTTTAGGGATGAATTTGCAGAGAAAATATTAAAAACCTCATCAAAATTCCCAGTTAAAGAAATTGAAATGTTGGGATGCACAAGTAGAGGATTGCCTATAGTTACATTAATGGCAAGTTTTCCACATGTAGTTGAGAGGGTAAAGAGATGGGATGAAGAGGTTAAAAAAGCAAGGTATGTTGTTGAGGAGTTGGAGAAAATAGGATTTAAGCAATTGGGGGTAAAGCCAAAGGAACATGATTTAACTAAGTTTGAAACACCAGTATTAGATGAAATTGCTAAAAAAGATAAGAGAAGAGGATTCTTCTTCTATGAAGAGCTAAAGAAGAGAGGTATTGGTGGAATTAAGAGGGGAGTAACAAAGGAAATTAAAATGAGTGTTTATGGCTTAACATGGGAACAAGTAGAGTATGTTGTAAATGCTATTAAAGAGATTGTTGAAACCCATAAGTGATGATATTTGATGATAATGCTTTAAATAGAAATTGGAATTAAAATTGGTAATTTAAATGGAATTTTTTAATAAAGGATTTAATTTTATGTTATTCAAGAAAGTATTGGGTGGGGACGTTAAAGAATACTGCAAAAAATTAGGTAGTTATAGTTAAAAGATTTGTATATGCTTTGGAAGATGAAAATAGTAAAATAAGTATGTAAGGGGAAAACATGTTTGACAAAGAAAAAATTTTGGAAATGGCAAATAAGGATTTTGAGAAGGCATGGAGAGAAACAAAGAAGTTGATAAAGAGGAAACATGTTGATTTGAGATATCCGAGGATAAAACCCCACTATGGAAAACCACATCCAGTAATGGAGACCATAGAAAGATTGAGGCAAGCATATTTGAGGATGGGGTTTGAAGAGTATATAAACCCAGTAATTGTTGATGAGCAAGATATCTACAAGCAATTTGGGCCTGAAGCGATGGCAGTTTTGGATAGATGCTTTTATTTGGCTGGATTGCCGAGACCTGATGTTGGTTTGAGTGAGAGTAAAGTGGAAGAAATAAGAAAGTTAGGTATTGCTATTGATGATGAGAAAAAAGAGAATTTGAGGAAGGTTTTGCATCAATATAAAAAGGGAACTATAGATGGGGATGATTTGGTTTTTGAAATTGCAAAGGCATTAAATACAAGTAGTGAAATGGGTTTAAAGGTTTTAGAAGAGGTATTTCCAGAATTTAAAGACCTAAAACCAGAGGCAACAACACTAACATTAAGAAGCCACATGACCTCTGGATGGTTTATAACTGTTGGAGAGTTAATAAAGAAAAAGCCTTTACCATTCAAATTATTCTCAATAGATAGGTGCTTTAGAAGAGAGCAGAGAGAAGATAAAAGCCATTTAATGACTTACCATTCTGCTTCATGTGTGGTTGTTGGGGAAGATGTGGATGTCGATGATGGAAAAATTGTTGCAGAGGGGTTGTTGTCCCAATTTGGATTTACAAAATTTAAATTCAAGCCAGACGAAAAGAAAAGCAAATATTACACCCCAGAAACACAAACAGAGGTCTATGCCTACCACCCAAAACTAAATGAGTGGATTGAGGTTGCTACATTTGGTGTCTATTCACCAATCGCATTGGCAAAGTATGGCATAGATGTGCCTGTTATGAATTTAGGTTTGGGTGTTGAGAGATTGGCTATGATTATCTATGGATATGAGGACGTTAGGGAGATGGTTTATCCGCAATTCTATGACAATGTTTTGAGTGATAGGGAAATTGCGGGGATGATAAGGATTGACAAGTTACCAATAACCAATGAACTCTATGCATTGACTGATGAACTTATTGATTTGTGTATAGCAAATAAAGATAAAGAAAGTCCATGCTCTGTTGAACTTAAAAAGGAAATCAACTTTAACAAAACCAAAAAAACTATAAAGATAAGAATATTTGAGAATGAAGAAGGTAAAAAACTACTTGGTCCTTCAATACTGAATGAGGTTTATGTTTACGACAGCAATGTTTATGGAATCCCACAGAGTTTTGAAGGGGTTAAGAAGGAATATGTAGATATTTTAAAGAAAGCAAAAGAAGAAGGAGTCCCAACGGGAATAAGATATATAGATGGAATCTGTTATAAGATAACGGCAAAGATTGAGGATATGCTTGTAACTAACCAAAAAAATGCTAAGATAAGAGTTCCAATTGTTAGAAGTTTGAGTGATATAAACTTAAAGATAGATGAACTTGCATTAAGGCAAATTATGGGAAGAAATAGGGTTATTGATGTAAGGGGACCAGTATTTTTAAGTGCTGAGATTGAAATTAAGTAATTTACTTAATTAGATTTTTTAATTCCATTTTAATGTATGCATCATAAAATATATATAATATAACAACAAAACCTTCGTATTATGTAGGGTGGATATAGCATTCCACCAATTTAAGCAAACAGATATTTAAAATCTAAAGATAAAAGGAGTTGATTCATTTGATAAAAAAAGGCGATAAAGTTAAGGTGCACTATATTGGAAGACTTGTAAATGGAGAAATTTTTGATACATCAATGGAAGACGTGGCAAAAGAAGAAGGTATCTACAATCCTGAGAGAGTTTATGAACCAATAGAATTCGTTGTTGGTGAAGGGGCTCTAATTGAAGGTTTTGAAGAAGCAGTTATTGGTATGGACATTGGGGAAGAGAAAACTGTAACAATTCCTCCTGAGAAAGCGTATGGAGAAAGAAATGAAATGCTTGTTCAAAAAGTGCCTTTAAGTGCATTTGAGGGTGCTGACTTTGAGCCAGAGGAAGGTATGATGATACTTGCTGAGGGAATTCCTGCAAGGATCACTGAGGTTACAGATGAATATGTAACTTTAGACTTCAATCACGAATTGGCGGGGGAGGATTTGGTATTTACAATTATCGTTGTGGGTAAAGAAGATAATGAATAATTTGACAATTTCTCTATAATTTTTATTTTTATTTTTTCTGTATTTTTGAATTTGAATAGGATTATTTTAATTTATTTTATTGAGTAATTTAAAAAATTTTAATCAGAAAACAGAGTAAAAATAATTAGGTTTGTTGAAAAAAGTAATTGTCTATTTTTAATAGCGTATTAATGTT
The sequence above is a segment of the Methanotorris igneus Kol 5 genome. Coding sequences within it:
- the pscS gene encoding O-phospho-L-seryl-tRNA:Cys-tRNA synthase; translation: MEINLDKYKNLTRNFERGIINLNPIQRGGILPVEARKAVYEFWDGYSVCDYCGGRLDEISTPPICEFLEDFSKFVNLDISRPTHGAREGKFIVMHSICNEGDYVVVDGNAHYTTYVSAERARLNVVEVESEGYPTFRINPEKYKEVIDNLEDKGKNIGLILLTHVDGNYGNVSDAKKVGKIAKEKGYPFLLNCAYSVGRMPVDGKKLNADFIVASGHKSMAASGPCGVLAFRDEFAEKILKTSSKFPVKEIEMLGCTSRGLPIVTLMASFPHVVERVKRWDEEVKKARYVVEELEKIGFKQLGVKPKEHDLTKFETPVLDEIAKKDKRRGFFFYEELKKRGIGGIKRGVTKEIKMSVYGLTWEQVEYVVNAIKEIVETHK
- the sepS gene encoding O-phosphoserine--tRNA ligase gives rise to the protein MFDKEKILEMANKDFEKAWRETKKLIKRKHVDLRYPRIKPHYGKPHPVMETIERLRQAYLRMGFEEYINPVIVDEQDIYKQFGPEAMAVLDRCFYLAGLPRPDVGLSESKVEEIRKLGIAIDDEKKENLRKVLHQYKKGTIDGDDLVFEIAKALNTSSEMGLKVLEEVFPEFKDLKPEATTLTLRSHMTSGWFITVGELIKKKPLPFKLFSIDRCFRREQREDKSHLMTYHSASCVVVGEDVDVDDGKIVAEGLLSQFGFTKFKFKPDEKKSKYYTPETQTEVYAYHPKLNEWIEVATFGVYSPIALAKYGIDVPVMNLGLGVERLAMIIYGYEDVREMVYPQFYDNVLSDREIAGMIRIDKLPITNELYALTDELIDLCIANKDKESPCSVELKKEINFNKTKKTIKIRIFENEEGKKLLGPSILNEVYVYDSNVYGIPQSFEGVKKEYVDILKKAKEEGVPTGIRYIDGICYKITAKIEDMLVTNQKNAKIRVPIVRSLSDINLKIDELALRQIMGRNRVIDVRGPVFLSAEIEIK
- a CDS encoding FKBP-type peptidyl-prolyl cis-trans isomerase, which produces MIKKGDKVKVHYIGRLVNGEIFDTSMEDVAKEEGIYNPERVYEPIEFVVGEGALIEGFEEAVIGMDIGEEKTVTIPPEKAYGERNEMLVQKVPLSAFEGADFEPEEGMMILAEGIPARITEVTDEYVTLDFNHELAGEDLVFTIIVVGKEDNE